One Armatimonadota bacterium DNA window includes the following coding sequences:
- a CDS encoding nuclear transport factor 2 family protein, producing MKRVTLFACVAACFLATVAIADDASDIKKLYAQLSSGFKSKNVDAVLATGTADYKSKGMDGKVKSREEVKQELQMMFTVLTSVDKVAITPTKITVNGKNATVATTYVFEGKSKDEKDPKKIHTLKMTGEGKDTLVKTSAGWRFSMSHDTKQEIWMDGKKMDMSPPPPAANKPKTPAKPNSKK from the coding sequence ATGAAACGCGTAACTTTGTTTGCCTGCGTCGCCGCATGCTTTCTTGCAACGGTCGCCATCGCCGATGACGCTTCCGACATCAAGAAGCTCTATGCTCAGTTGTCCAGCGGCTTCAAATCCAAGAACGTCGATGCCGTATTGGCCACCGGAACTGCCGACTACAAGAGCAAGGGAATGGATGGAAAAGTGAAGAGCCGCGAGGAAGTCAAGCAAGAGCTTCAGATGATGTTCACGGTGCTCACTTCCGTCGACAAGGTCGCGATCACGCCGACCAAAATCACCGTGAACGGGAAGAACGCGACCGTCGCCACCACTTACGTGTTCGAAGGCAAGAGCAAGGACGAGAAAGACCCGAAGAAAATCCACACGCTGAAGATGACGGGCGAGGGCAAGGACACTTTGGTTAAGACTTCGGCCGGATGGCGCTTCTCCATGTCGCACGACACCAAGCAAGAAATATGGATGGACGGAAAGAAGATGGACATGTCGCCTCCTCCGCCCGCCGCCAACAAGCCAAAGACTCCCGCTAAGCCTAACAGCAAGAAGTAA